From Xyrauchen texanus isolate HMW12.3.18 chromosome 9, RBS_HiC_50CHRs, whole genome shotgun sequence, the proteins below share one genomic window:
- the LOC127649231 gene encoding mediator of RNA polymerase II transcription subunit 26-like isoform X2 codes for MVAVLDVITNLEKYPITKEALEETRLGKLINDVRKKTKDEDLAKRAKKLLRNWQKLIEPGQSDTPARGVPNVPGSANGGAHPCRIDTPPAVPPPSKIAPELKTRNDIHNTYSPKAEKSSSRKRRGDQRDSPHLPAKISKTSLFEQMYSSPPSNGIRGSPEHLVEKDDAPSDRIRTEHLENDRQNKIPVNAVKPHPSSPGLTKLPSTSSLLKTSVLQQHARMDGGQHQPKSPRNSSSPRSLTHETVAKKSSTHGPKGNLSSPSLNSAQVPSPLPTLQPLNSPAQVCIGDGPSSVAVEGSMHLHRSTERVPQPTHSTTTLEPLSSSPLISHQAKHGLEGTETKGERDGATSNSEGKKRKKYRPRDYKVNVLGQSLEDRTKPVRLKERRLTFDPVTGQIKPLTPKESHHEEECQGMQISEPPRTEMPQQKTPTSVPNPFQQTNWKELSRNEIVQSYLNLQSNVLTSSGAQTHGAHFFMSEYLKREEHDVKESRKTHVLAPSSSDAELPGVTREVTNEDLLRIHKEHWPGVSGCYDTKGNWFDWTECISLDPHGDESKLNILPYVCLD; via the exons ATGGTTGCAGTTCTTGATGTTATTACCAATTTGGAGAAATACCCTATCACCAAAGAAGCTCTTGAG GAAACCCGCTTGGGAAAGCTGATTAATGATGTGCGAAAAAAAACAAAGGATGAAGACCTTGCCAAACGTGCTAAGAAACTCCTGAGAAACTGGCAGAAGCTTATTGAGCCTGGGCAAAGTGACACTCCAGCGAGAGGAGTGCCAAATGTTCCAGGCTCTGCCAATGGAGGTGCTCACCCCTGCCGGATAGACACGCCTCCAGCAGTCCCCCCACCAAGCAAGATTGCTCCAGAGCTTAAAACCAGAAATGACATCCACAACACTTACTCCCCAAAGGCAGAGAAATCTAGCAGTCGAAAACGGCGGGGCGATCAAAGGGATAGCCCGCATCTGCCAGCCAAAATTTCAAAAACGTCCCTTTTTGAGCAAATGTATTCTTCCCCACCATCAAATGGAATTAGGGGGAGCCCTGAGCATCTCGTGGAAAAAGATGATGCACCATCTGACAGGATTCGCACAGAGCACCTTGAGAACGACAGGCAAAACAAAATTCCTGTCAATGCTGTGAAGCCTCACCCAAGCTCTCCCGGGCTTACCAAACTACCTAGCACTTCCTCCTTACTCAAAACGTCAGTGTTACAGCAGCATGCGAGAATGGATGGTGGGCAGCATCAACCTAAAAGTCCACGGAACTCCTCGAGTCCACGCAGTTTAACACATGAGACAGTTGCCAAGAAGTCTTCAACACATGGACCGAAAGGGAATCTGTCGAGCCCATCTCTGAATTCTGCCCAAGTGCCCTCTCCTTTGCCTACATTGCAGCCTTTAAACTCCCCGGCCCAAGTGTGTATTGGTGATGGTCCGTCATCTGTTGCTGTGGAAGGCTCAATGCACTTGCACAGATCCACAGAAAGAGTCCCCCAACCCACACACAGCACCACAACACTGGAGCCACTATCTAGTTCCCCGCTCATCTCCCACCAAGCCAAACATGGCTTAGAGGGCACAGAGACCAAGGGTGAGCGAGATGGAGCAACATCCAACTCGGAGGGCAAAAAGAGGAAGAAGTATAGGCCCAGAGACTACAAGGTAAATGTTCTGGGGCAGTCCTTAGAAGACAGAACAAAGCCTGTCCGATTAAAAGAACGTAGATTGACGTTTGACCCAGTGACAGGACAGATTAAGCCCCTCACACCAAAAGAATCTCACCACGAGGAAGAATGCCAAGGAATGCAGATTTCAGAGCCCCCAAGGACTGAGATGCCCCAACAGAAAACACCCACATCAGTCCCCAACCCCTTTCAACAGACGAACTGGAAAGAGCTGTCCAGAAATGAAATTGTTCAATCTTACCTTAATCTTCAGAGCAATGTTCTCACATCCTCTGGAGCACAGACCCATGGGGCACACTTTTTCATGAGTGAATATTTAAAACGAGAGGAACATGATGTTAAAGAATCCAGAAAAACACACGTTTTAGCACCTAGCAGCTCTGATGCTGAACTACCCGGGGTGACTCGGGAGGTAACCAATGAGGACCTACTCAGAATACACAAGGAACACTGGCCAGGGGTGAGTGGTTGCTATGATACCAAGGGAAACTGGTTTGATTGGACAGAGTGCATATCGTTGGATCCTCATGGTGATGAGAGCAAATTGAACATCCTGCCATATGTTTGCCTAGACTGA
- the LOC127649048 gene encoding calponin-2-like gives MSTFNRGPAYGFSAEVKSKIAQKYDSQKEDELRIWIEDITGRSIGDDFQKGLKNGVILCELINKLQPGSVKKINQSSQNWHQLENLTNFIKAITTYGLKPHDIFEANDLFESGNMTQVQTTLLALASMAKTKGSHSSVDIGVKYAEKQERAFDEEKMKAGQCVIGLQMGTNKCASQAGMNAYGTRRHLYDPKSHILPPMDHSTISLQMGTNKGASQAGMTAPGTRRAIYDQKSGTDKCDNSTMSLQMGYTQGANQSGQNFGLGRQIYDAKYCPKGVPSATGEGADGAGYVDCHDEEYQGYQDDGQDY, from the exons ATGTCTACTTTCAACAGAGGTCCTGCTTATGGGTTTTCAGCGGAAGTAAAAAGTAAG ATTGCACAGAAGTATGACTCCCAGAAAGAGGATGAATTACGAATTTGGATTGAAGACATTACAGGGCGGTCAATCGGAGATGACTTCCAGAAGGGTTTAAAAAATGGTGTCATACTCTGCGA GCTCATCAACAAACTTCAGCCAGGGTCTGTGAAAAAAATCAACCAATCATCCCAGAATTGGCATCAG CTGGAGAACTTGACTAACTTCATCAAAGCAATCACAACATATGGTCTCAAACCTCATGATATTTTTGAAGCCAATGATCTATTTGAGAGCGGAAATATGACACAAGTTCAGACCACCCTTCTGGCTCTTGCCAGCATG GCAAAAACCAAGGGAAGTCACTCAAGTGTTGATATTGGAGTGAAGTATGCAGAGAAACAGGAGAGGGCATTTGATGAGGAGAAAATGAAAGCTGGGCAATGTGTTATTGGACTACAG ATGGGAACAAATAAATGTGCTAGTCAAGCTGGAATGAATGCATATGGCACCAGAAGGCATCTCTATGATCCCAAGTCACACATTCTCCCACCAATGGACCACTCAACCATCAGCCTTCAAATGGGAACAAACAAGGGTGCAAGCCAA GCTGGCATGACGGCACCTGGGACCCGTCGTGCAATCTATGACCAGAAAAGTGGCACTGACAAGTGTGACAACTCCACCATGTCCCTGCAAATGGGCTACACTCAAGGGGCCAACCAGAGCGGGCAAAACTTTGGGCTAGGCCGCCAAATCTACGATGCCAAGTACTGCCCCAAAGGTGTGCCAAGCGCAACTGGAGAAGGGGCTGATGGTGCTGGCTATGTAGATTGCCATGATGAGGAGTACCAGGGTTACCAGGATGATGGTCAAGATTATtga
- the LOC127649231 gene encoding mediator of RNA polymerase II transcription subunit 26-like isoform X1, protein MTTASATPQQMRDRLLQAIDSHSNICNMVAVLDVITNLEKYPITKEALEETRLGKLINDVRKKTKDEDLAKRAKKLLRNWQKLIEPGQSDTPARGVPNVPGSANGGAHPCRIDTPPAVPPPSKIAPELKTRNDIHNTYSPKAEKSSSRKRRGDQRDSPHLPAKISKTSLFEQMYSSPPSNGIRGSPEHLVEKDDAPSDRIRTEHLENDRQNKIPVNAVKPHPSSPGLTKLPSTSSLLKTSVLQQHARMDGGQHQPKSPRNSSSPRSLTHETVAKKSSTHGPKGNLSSPSLNSAQVPSPLPTLQPLNSPAQVCIGDGPSSVAVEGSMHLHRSTERVPQPTHSTTTLEPLSSSPLISHQAKHGLEGTETKGERDGATSNSEGKKRKKYRPRDYKVNVLGQSLEDRTKPVRLKERRLTFDPVTGQIKPLTPKESHHEEECQGMQISEPPRTEMPQQKTPTSVPNPFQQTNWKELSRNEIVQSYLNLQSNVLTSSGAQTHGAHFFMSEYLKREEHDVKESRKTHVLAPSSSDAELPGVTREVTNEDLLRIHKEHWPGVSGCYDTKGNWFDWTECISLDPHGDESKLNILPYVCLD, encoded by the exons ATGACAACGGCCTCCGCAACCCCGCAGCAGATGAGAGACCGGCTGCTGCAGGCCATCGATAGCCACAGCAAT ATATGTAACATGGTTGCAGTTCTTGATGTTATTACCAATTTGGAGAAATACCCTATCACCAAAGAAGCTCTTGAG GAAACCCGCTTGGGAAAGCTGATTAATGATGTGCGAAAAAAAACAAAGGATGAAGACCTTGCCAAACGTGCTAAGAAACTCCTGAGAAACTGGCAGAAGCTTATTGAGCCTGGGCAAAGTGACACTCCAGCGAGAGGAGTGCCAAATGTTCCAGGCTCTGCCAATGGAGGTGCTCACCCCTGCCGGATAGACACGCCTCCAGCAGTCCCCCCACCAAGCAAGATTGCTCCAGAGCTTAAAACCAGAAATGACATCCACAACACTTACTCCCCAAAGGCAGAGAAATCTAGCAGTCGAAAACGGCGGGGCGATCAAAGGGATAGCCCGCATCTGCCAGCCAAAATTTCAAAAACGTCCCTTTTTGAGCAAATGTATTCTTCCCCACCATCAAATGGAATTAGGGGGAGCCCTGAGCATCTCGTGGAAAAAGATGATGCACCATCTGACAGGATTCGCACAGAGCACCTTGAGAACGACAGGCAAAACAAAATTCCTGTCAATGCTGTGAAGCCTCACCCAAGCTCTCCCGGGCTTACCAAACTACCTAGCACTTCCTCCTTACTCAAAACGTCAGTGTTACAGCAGCATGCGAGAATGGATGGTGGGCAGCATCAACCTAAAAGTCCACGGAACTCCTCGAGTCCACGCAGTTTAACACATGAGACAGTTGCCAAGAAGTCTTCAACACATGGACCGAAAGGGAATCTGTCGAGCCCATCTCTGAATTCTGCCCAAGTGCCCTCTCCTTTGCCTACATTGCAGCCTTTAAACTCCCCGGCCCAAGTGTGTATTGGTGATGGTCCGTCATCTGTTGCTGTGGAAGGCTCAATGCACTTGCACAGATCCACAGAAAGAGTCCCCCAACCCACACACAGCACCACAACACTGGAGCCACTATCTAGTTCCCCGCTCATCTCCCACCAAGCCAAACATGGCTTAGAGGGCACAGAGACCAAGGGTGAGCGAGATGGAGCAACATCCAACTCGGAGGGCAAAAAGAGGAAGAAGTATAGGCCCAGAGACTACAAGGTAAATGTTCTGGGGCAGTCCTTAGAAGACAGAACAAAGCCTGTCCGATTAAAAGAACGTAGATTGACGTTTGACCCAGTGACAGGACAGATTAAGCCCCTCACACCAAAAGAATCTCACCACGAGGAAGAATGCCAAGGAATGCAGATTTCAGAGCCCCCAAGGACTGAGATGCCCCAACAGAAAACACCCACATCAGTCCCCAACCCCTTTCAACAGACGAACTGGAAAGAGCTGTCCAGAAATGAAATTGTTCAATCTTACCTTAATCTTCAGAGCAATGTTCTCACATCCTCTGGAGCACAGACCCATGGGGCACACTTTTTCATGAGTGAATATTTAAAACGAGAGGAACATGATGTTAAAGAATCCAGAAAAACACACGTTTTAGCACCTAGCAGCTCTGATGCTGAACTACCCGGGGTGACTCGGGAGGTAACCAATGAGGACCTACTCAGAATACACAAGGAACACTGGCCAGGGGTGAGTGGTTGCTATGATACCAAGGGAAACTGGTTTGATTGGACAGAGTGCATATCGTTGGATCCTCATGGTGATGAGAGCAAATTGAACATCCTGCCATATGTTTGCCTAGACTGA
- the LOC127649483 gene encoding angiopoietin-related protein 4-like — protein MKVPLANLLCITVLASSGTSFPMERRGTAAGKEKRVQYAPWDDVNVLAHGLLQLGQGLKEHVDKTKGQMRDITIKMKVFNVTVSELGKLTQRLQEDSETLKAKAQNLEENESLVLNVSTGLQEKTEELLRDRQKDHERMNKLEEKIDGMLQGEGLEAGKANNSDARIIQWMLEAQNKRIDDLVERIKQQQEKLDKQNIRIRTLQNQIHMRNERSSLKRKEDDTQLKMSSEQRDSPVAMASDCHELFLRGETSSGLYTIQPSDSRPFEVFCEMTPDGGWTVIQRRQDGSVDFDKLWQAYQTGFGSLNGEFWLGLEKIHSVSKGGNYILKVQFSDWRDESQNITYLFHLNGEERNYSLHILERPAGNLESFLSTEASGVPFSTRDKDNDLKNDLNCAKQLSGGWWFSNCGHANLNGRYFVTPAPKQRHQRKQGVFWKTWRGRYHPLKTTTMMIAPAEIENKS, from the exons ATGAAGGTACCACTGGCAAATCTGCTATGCATCACCGTCTTGGCTAGCTCGGGGACAAGCTTCCCAATGGAGAGGAGGGGAACTGCTGCCGGGAAAGAGAAGAGAGTTCAGTATGCACCATGGGATGATGTCAATGTGCTTGCACATGGATTGCTGCAGCTCGGTCAGGGTCTTAAGGAGCATGTGGACAAGACCAAAGGCCAGATGAGAGACATCACCATCAAGATGAAGGTCTTCAACGTCACTGTCTCTGAGCTTGGAAAGCTGACTCAGCGCCTGCAGGAAGACAGCGAAACACTGAAAGCCAAAGCCCAGAACCTGGAAGAAAATGAGAGTCTGGTCCTAAATGTGTCCACGGGTCTGCAGGAGAAAACAGAGGAACTgctcagagacagacagaaggaccaTGAGCGGATGAATAAGCTGGAAGAAAAAATAGATGGCATGCTGCAAGGAGAGGGTCTGGAAGCTGGCAAAGCCAACAACAGTGATGCCCGGATTATTCAG TGGATGCTAGAGGCGCAAAATAAGCGCATTGATGACCTGGTTGAACGTATCAAGCAACAGCAAGAAAAACTGGACAAGCAAAATATTCGCATTCGAACCCTCCAAAACCAG ATTCACATGAGAAATGAACGATCTTCTCTGAAACGGAAGGAGGATGACACCCAACTGAAAATGAGCTCTGAACAGCGAGACTCACCTGTTG CAATGGCCTCTGACTGTCATGAGTTGTTCCTGAGGGGTGAGACCTCAAGCGGGTTGTACACCATCCAACCATCTGACTCGCGGCCTTTTGAGGTCTTCTGTGAAATGACACCCG ATGGTGGATGGACAGTCATCCAGAGACGGCAGGATGGATCTGTAGATTTTGATAAACTATGGCAGGCCTATCAGACTGGCTTCGGGAGCCTGAATG GTGAGTTCTGGCTCGGTCTGGAGAAGATCCACTCTGTGTCCAAAGGTGGCAACTACATCCTCAAGGTTCAGTTTTCTGACTGGAGGGATGAGAGTCAAAACATCACGTACCTTTTCCATCTGAATGGTGAGGAGAGGAACTATTCTTTGCATATCCTGGAGAGGCCTGCTGGAAACCTGGAGAGCTTTCTGTCCACTGAAGCATCCGGAGTTCCCTTTTCCACCCGTGACAAAGACAACGACCTGAAGAACGATCTCAACTGTGCCAAACAACTTTCAG GTGGTTGGTGGTTTAGCAACTGCGGTCACGCTAACCTCAATGGCAGGTATTTTGTAACCCCTGCACCAAAGCAAAGGCACCAGAGAAAACAAGGAGTGTTCTGGAAAACTTGGCGTGGTCGTTACCACCCGCTGAAAACTACCACCATGATGATTGCACCAGCTGAGATTGAGAACAAGTCATAA